A single region of the Salvia miltiorrhiza cultivar Shanhuang (shh) chromosome 8, IMPLAD_Smil_shh, whole genome shotgun sequence genome encodes:
- the LOC130998756 gene encoding uncharacterized protein LOC130998756, protein MIAIARRNLSCLFVNTNSFLCNSNAHLFPSIHFFSTWRVKNLIPNPKIYDLLVNKHQFPPDLASLASSCLPKASSPIGADSVVSFLKENSFTATQLQKVVTYDSRILGFTIESINFKFKVFQNLGLSPKEIAKIIFENTTILHSSYENRIIPKLSMLKCLLGSDHDVARLLIRCSWFLLADLEKTLMPNIEILKSYSIPMERILYFLHLRPRCFVVKPDIMQKSVVRAIEFGVTWTSGVFIQAVSLFTHTSKGMWEVKVQKIRDLGFSDDDMLTIFRKQPSVFAQSGKKMKNVTEILLATGKYDLSSIVTCPAALGYSMKKRIEPRLQILRLLESRSLIEKWPKLSAVATLTEDRFFDRFVKPYCDEIGEEHITKIYVEGRKR, encoded by the coding sequence TGAAAAACCTAATCCCTAACCCTAAAATCTACGATCTATTGGTCAACAAACACCAATTTCCTCCTGATTTAGCTTCACTAGCTTCATCGTGTTTACCTAAAGCTAGTAGCCCCATAGGAGCTGATTCAGTAGTGTCATTCCTCAAAGAGAATAGCTTTACGGCTACTCAGCTGCAGAAAGTCGTCACATATGATTCTCGAATTCTAGGGTTTACCATTGAGAGcattaatttcaaattcaagGTATTCCAAAATTTGGGCCTTTCCCCCAAGGAGATTGCCAAGATAATATTCGAAAATACGACTATTTTACATTCAAGTTATGAGAATAGGATCATTCCGAAATTATCGATGCTAAAGTGCTTGCTGGGATCCGATCATGATGTGGCCAGACTTTTGATACGATGCAGCTGGTTTCTGTTAGCCGATTTGGAGAAAACCTTAATGccaaatattgaaatcttgAAGAGCTATAGCATACCAATGGAGCGTATCCTTTATTTTCTCCATCTTCGCCCGAGATGTTTCGTGGTCAAGCCGGATATTATGCAGAAATCTGTAGTCAGGGCTATAGAATTTGGGGTCACTTGGACTTCAGGCGTTTTTATCCAAGCTGTGAGTCTTTTCACTCATACGAGTAAAGGGATGTGGGAAGTCAAGGTGCAAAAGATCCGCGATTTGGGATTTTCTGATGATGATATGCTCACAATATTTAGGAAGCAACCATCAGTTTTTGCACAATCTgggaagaaaatgaagaatgtCACAGAGATTCTGCTTGCTACCGGTAAGTACGATCTATCCAGCATTGTCACTTGTCCAGCAGCACTCGGGTACAGTATGAAGAAGAGGATTGAGCCACGGTTGCAAATACTTAGACTCTTGGAAAGTAGGAGTTTGATTGAAAAGTGGCCAAAACTTTCAGCTGTTGCTACATTAACAGAGGATAGATTTTTTGACAGATTCGTTAAGCCTTACTGTGATGAGATTGGCGAAGAACACATCACAAAGATATATGTGGAAGGCAGAAAAAGATGA